A single region of the Phycisphaerales bacterium AB-hyl4 genome encodes:
- the ccsA gene encoding cytochrome c biogenesis protein CcsA, with protein sequence MTTLRFAHPTPRTTMTPTSPPKPQAASPTLVDRSRLPGYLPAIIVLLLALTTPALAYNDDDPHAGHDHPDTEASHPHPHATHGEPSTPAPAPGSTPAPGATQPLAPGAGEISPYTGTESTAEDAPAGPTAHQLHDLHHHSNAPLDRDAHAAFADRVDTRDFARLAVFDGGRPKILDTLAREELNRIYGRPQWRDAITGKRYDPVFTYFDMLFSKRYYFDKPIIRVEVLPLRQQLIQRVDLERMFAHVEADDPALHQRLTDPDRWLRWGQIAPLMVVEPAVQNLLSGQGSNLRLFEAQRAVVNSAITFDQVGARLNMVSPAEGQEHWHHLLALEDITAAEGLTVSNPEAAAAVREQFVALAHAWQQGDADGVNAALEVLVEQLPQINAATYPASFQLQVESVYNATSRFTIGFWVYLLATVALLVAFATRRRWIANTGLVLLVVGFLVHSGGIAARTILTERWPIHNQYESFIAVAWFAVLLGLVLMLVRRQWLFGAAAAALGSATLLTAHMIQIPSHEAGPVAAILATSRILYIHVNIVLASYAMIGLGFVISLFYIGVHYFGKGGGQGSNGSTGQPVNLQANPVKPDVALQSGAPNLLQFAAAGVGAFDRSDATPARGRLALLNDLDKAQLIVLQLAFWTLGVGILLGAYWADHAWGRWWAWDPKETWALITWIVYLVAIHVRLGVKNRGLVTAWLSVLGFFAMVWCYFGVNLLLAGLHSYA encoded by the coding sequence ATGACAACGCTTCGCTTCGCTCACCCCACCCCCCGCACCACCATGACACCAACCTCCCCCCCCAAGCCCCAAGCCGCAAGCCCCACTCTGGTCGACCGCTCGCGACTGCCCGGCTACCTCCCCGCGATCATCGTCCTCCTGCTCGCGCTCACCACGCCCGCGCTGGCCTACAACGATGACGACCCTCACGCGGGCCACGATCACCCCGACACCGAAGCGTCCCACCCGCACCCCCACGCCACGCACGGCGAACCTTCCACACCAGCCCCCGCCCCCGGAAGCACGCCCGCCCCCGGTGCAACGCAACCGCTCGCGCCCGGCGCCGGTGAAATCTCGCCTTACACCGGCACGGAATCCACCGCCGAGGATGCCCCCGCTGGCCCCACCGCGCACCAGCTTCACGATCTGCACCACCACAGCAACGCGCCGCTGGATCGCGACGCCCACGCCGCGTTCGCCGATCGCGTCGACACCCGCGACTTCGCTCGCCTCGCGGTCTTCGACGGCGGCCGACCCAAAATCCTCGACACCCTCGCCCGCGAAGAGCTCAACCGAATCTACGGCCGACCGCAGTGGCGCGACGCCATCACCGGCAAGCGCTACGACCCCGTCTTCACCTACTTCGACATGCTCTTCAGCAAACGCTACTACTTCGACAAACCCATTATCCGCGTCGAAGTGCTCCCGCTTCGCCAACAGCTCATCCAGCGCGTCGACCTCGAACGCATGTTCGCCCACGTCGAAGCCGATGACCCCGCACTCCACCAACGCCTCACCGATCCCGACCGCTGGCTGCGCTGGGGCCAGATCGCTCCGCTCATGGTCGTCGAGCCGGCGGTGCAGAACCTGCTCAGCGGGCAAGGCTCAAACCTTCGCCTGTTCGAAGCGCAGCGCGCCGTCGTCAACTCCGCCATCACGTTCGACCAGGTCGGCGCACGCCTGAACATGGTCTCGCCCGCCGAAGGACAGGAGCATTGGCATCACCTGCTCGCGTTGGAAGACATTACCGCCGCAGAGGGCCTGACCGTGAGCAACCCCGAAGCAGCGGCGGCGGTGCGCGAGCAGTTTGTCGCGCTGGCCCACGCTTGGCAGCAGGGTGACGCCGACGGCGTCAACGCAGCGCTCGAAGTGCTCGTCGAGCAGTTGCCGCAGATCAACGCGGCCACCTACCCCGCAAGCTTCCAGTTGCAGGTCGAGTCGGTCTACAACGCGACCAGCCGATTCACCATCGGCTTCTGGGTCTACCTGCTGGCGACCGTCGCGCTGCTGGTCGCCTTCGCGACCCGTCGGCGGTGGATCGCCAACACCGGCCTCGTGCTGCTGGTCGTCGGCTTCCTCGTGCACTCCGGCGGCATCGCAGCACGCACCATCCTCACCGAGCGCTGGCCGATCCATAATCAGTACGAGTCGTTCATCGCCGTCGCATGGTTCGCCGTGCTGCTGGGGCTCGTCCTCATGCTCGTCCGTCGACAGTGGCTGTTCGGCGCTGCCGCGGCGGCGCTCGGCTCGGCCACGCTGCTGACGGCGCACATGATCCAGATCCCCTCGCACGAGGCCGGCCCCGTCGCCGCCATCCTCGCCACCAGCCGTATCCTCTACATCCACGTCAACATCGTCCTCGCCAGCTACGCGATGATCGGCCTGGGCTTTGTCATCAGCCTCTTCTACATCGGCGTGCACTACTTCGGCAAAGGCGGCGGGCAAGGTTCGAACGGCTCCACCGGCCAGCCCGTCAACCTGCAAGCCAACCCCGTCAAGCCCGACGTCGCCCTGCAATCCGGTGCGCCCAACCTGCTGCAATTCGCCGCCGCCGGCGTCGGCGCGTTCGATCGCAGCGACGCCACACCCGCCCGCGGCCGACTCGCCCTGCTCAACGATCTCGACAAGGCGCAGCTCATCGTTCTGCAACTCGCCTTCTGGACGCTGGGCGTCGGCATCCTGCTCGGCGCATACTGGGCTGACCACGCCTGGGGCCGATGGTGGGCATGGGACCCGAAAGAGACCTGGGCGCTGATCACTTGGATCGTCTACCTCGTGGCCATCCACGTCCGCCTCGGCGTGAAAAACCGCGGCCTCGTCACCGCCTGGCTGAGCGTGCTCGGCTTCTTCGCGATGGTCTGGTGCTACTTCGGCGTCAACCTGCTTCTCGCGGGCCTGCACAGCTACGCGTAA
- a CDS encoding 3'(2'),5'-bisphosphate nucleotidase, which translates to MTTHERTAELAAAIEAVSRAAQVTQAVQRELVTADTLTKKDRSPVTVADFASQAVVCETLQRHFANDPVVGEEDAAELRDEANEPLRASVVEHVQRALADIAPATEAQVLSWIDRGHAEGGAKGRFWTLDPIDGTKGFLRGEQYAIALALIEDGEIVFGALGCPNLPSPADEGEGLLIVASRGDGTWMTPLIFEGESELQPVHVSDIAAAADANFCESVESGHSDQDQSVQIAKKLGITAEPVRMDSQAKYATVAGGSAAIYLRLPTRPGYREKIWDHAAGVIAVEEAGGKVTDVAGKPLEFGHGRQLEANRGVIATNGRIHDAVVAAVRDVLES; encoded by the coding sequence ATGACCACGCACGAACGCACCGCCGAACTTGCCGCCGCCATTGAAGCCGTCAGCCGCGCGGCCCAGGTCACGCAGGCCGTGCAGCGCGAGCTGGTCACCGCCGACACGCTCACCAAGAAAGACCGCAGCCCCGTCACTGTCGCCGACTTCGCCTCGCAAGCCGTGGTCTGCGAAACCCTGCAACGCCACTTCGCCAATGACCCGGTCGTCGGCGAAGAAGACGCCGCCGAGCTGCGCGACGAAGCCAACGAGCCGCTGCGTGCCTCCGTCGTCGAACACGTGCAACGCGCCCTGGCGGACATCGCGCCCGCCACCGAAGCGCAGGTACTCAGTTGGATCGACCGCGGCCACGCCGAGGGCGGCGCAAAAGGCCGCTTCTGGACGCTCGACCCCATCGACGGCACGAAGGGCTTCCTCCGCGGCGAGCAGTACGCGATCGCACTGGCGCTGATCGAAGATGGCGAGATCGTCTTCGGCGCGCTCGGCTGCCCCAACCTCCCCTCGCCCGCCGACGAAGGCGAAGGCCTGCTCATCGTCGCCAGCCGGGGCGATGGCACGTGGATGACGCCGTTGATTTTCGAAGGTGAATCTGAGTTGCAGCCCGTGCACGTCAGCGACATCGCCGCCGCCGCCGACGCGAACTTCTGCGAGTCAGTCGAGTCCGGCCACAGCGATCAGGATCAGTCGGTGCAGATCGCGAAGAAGCTCGGCATCACCGCCGAGCCCGTCCGCATGGACAGCCAGGCGAAATACGCCACCGTCGCGGGCGGCAGCGCCGCGATCTACCTGCGTCTGCCGACACGGCCGGGTTATCGTGAGAAGATCTGGGACCACGCCGCGGGCGTGATCGCCGTCGAAGAGGCCGGCGGCAAGGTCACCGACGTCGCCGGCAAGCCGCTGGAGTTCGGCCACGGCCGACAGCTCGAAGCCAACCGCGGCGTCATCGCCACCAACGGCCGCATCCACGACGCCGTCGTCGCCGCCGTCCGCGACGTGCTCGAAAGCTGA
- a CDS encoding ScpA family protein, producing the protein MSEYRVQLEAYAGPLDLLLYLVKRHEIDLHDIPVAKLAEQYLDHLKLIELMDMDQAGEFLVMAATLLEIKSQMLMPREQADEGEQAGEGDAQPERDPRFELVQQLLAYKRYKDASRALERQQESWSQRFAIHPVKAQTAEKAEGEAEPIELDLDDVNVMDLCQAFSRMLDSIGHQGDHQVTVDDTPISLHAADIYDRLQREGGMTLQAIFVGRTNRSEMIGLFLATLELVRENKVRVLQEDAGGEIRLEPRTEDEQAKLTLVHDEATDWRDPETGQMQYDWPDEQAKLRAERRERLRAKRAAGEAVDEADEAEYGEELEEPGEPREPGEADEPEEEMLLDDDEDGEEEEFLEDDDEQEGGKPTP; encoded by the coding sequence ATGAGTGAATATCGCGTGCAGCTTGAGGCGTATGCCGGGCCGTTGGACCTGTTGCTTTACCTGGTGAAACGGCATGAGATCGATCTGCACGACATCCCTGTCGCGAAGCTGGCCGAGCAGTATCTCGACCATTTGAAGCTGATCGAGCTCATGGACATGGACCAGGCGGGGGAGTTTCTCGTCATGGCGGCGACGCTGCTGGAAATCAAAAGCCAGATGCTCATGCCGCGCGAGCAGGCGGACGAGGGTGAGCAAGCGGGCGAGGGGGATGCGCAGCCGGAGCGCGATCCGCGGTTCGAGCTGGTGCAGCAGTTGCTTGCGTACAAGCGGTACAAGGACGCGTCGCGGGCGTTGGAGCGACAGCAGGAGAGCTGGAGCCAACGGTTCGCGATCCATCCGGTGAAGGCGCAGACGGCGGAGAAGGCGGAAGGCGAAGCCGAGCCGATCGAGCTGGATCTGGACGATGTGAACGTGATGGACCTCTGCCAGGCGTTCTCGCGGATGCTGGACTCGATCGGGCATCAAGGCGATCACCAGGTGACGGTGGACGACACGCCGATCTCGCTGCATGCCGCGGACATCTACGATCGACTGCAACGCGAAGGCGGCATGACGTTGCAGGCGATTTTCGTCGGGCGGACGAATCGCAGCGAGATGATCGGCCTGTTCCTCGCGACGCTGGAGCTGGTGCGTGAGAACAAGGTTCGCGTATTGCAGGAAGACGCGGGCGGCGAGATTCGGCTGGAGCCTCGCACGGAAGACGAGCAGGCGAAGCTGACGTTGGTGCATGACGAGGCAACGGACTGGCGCGACCCGGAGACGGGGCAGATGCAGTACGACTGGCCGGACGAGCAGGCGAAGCTGCGGGCGGAGCGTCGCGAACGGCTGCGGGCCAAGCGTGCCGCGGGCGAGGCGGTGGATGAGGCGGACGAGGCGGAATATGGGGAAGAGTTGGAGGAACCGGGGGAACCGAGGGAGCCAGGGGAAGCGGACGAGCCGGAGGAGGAGATGTTGCTCGATGATGATGAGGATGGTGAGGAGGAAGAGTTTCTTGAGGATGATGATGAGCAGGAGGGTGGGAAGCCCACACCGTGA
- a CDS encoding SIS domain-containing protein, which translates to MTTPDQADFARRVLNAEADAIRHITIDDSFQQAVNLIIQHDDGSPRTGSLIISGLGKSGLIGQKLSATFASTGTPSQFLHPSEAVHGDLGRIRRGDTALLLSYGGNTEEVVTLAELLRQDSLPTLALVGKPDCDLARLATVTLTVGDVTEACPLNLAPTASTTAMLALGDALALAVARQRNFGVEQFRKLHPGGGLGRQLTPVTQAMRFKAAPPADANLPLIHPDRTVEQAYAEAEQFAKASGLRRAGALLIVDDQGKLAGIVTDGDLRTALIRQGPDAWLGPIRQIMTTHPTTLPIDALVRDAVRIVREHRFDEIPIVDENHHPVGLIDVQDLAALKVIEG; encoded by the coding sequence ATGACCACCCCCGACCAGGCCGACTTCGCCCGCCGCGTCCTCAACGCCGAGGCCGACGCCATCCGCCACATCACCATCGACGACAGCTTCCAGCAAGCCGTCAACCTCATCATCCAGCACGACGACGGCAGCCCCCGCACCGGCAGCCTCATCATCTCCGGCCTGGGCAAAAGCGGACTCATCGGCCAAAAGCTCTCCGCCACCTTCGCCTCCACCGGCACGCCCAGCCAGTTCCTCCACCCCTCCGAGGCCGTGCACGGCGACCTCGGCCGCATCCGACGCGGCGACACCGCCCTCCTGCTCTCCTACGGCGGAAACACCGAAGAAGTCGTCACACTCGCCGAACTGCTCCGACAAGACAGCCTGCCCACGCTCGCCCTCGTCGGCAAGCCCGACTGCGACCTCGCACGACTCGCCACCGTCACCCTCACCGTCGGCGACGTCACCGAAGCCTGCCCGCTCAACCTCGCCCCCACCGCCAGCACCACCGCCATGCTCGCGCTCGGCGACGCCCTCGCCCTCGCCGTCGCACGCCAACGCAACTTCGGCGTCGAACAGTTCCGCAAGCTCCACCCCGGCGGCGGCCTCGGCAGGCAACTCACCCCCGTCACCCAGGCCATGCGCTTCAAAGCCGCACCCCCCGCCGACGCCAACCTCCCGCTCATCCACCCCGACCGCACCGTCGAGCAGGCCTACGCCGAGGCCGAGCAGTTCGCCAAAGCCTCCGGCCTGCGACGCGCGGGCGCTCTGCTCATCGTCGACGACCAAGGCAAGCTCGCCGGCATCGTCACCGACGGCGACCTCCGCACCGCACTCATCCGCCAGGGCCCCGACGCCTGGCTTGGCCCCATCCGCCAGATCATGACCACCCACCCGACCACCCTCCCCATCGACGCCCTCGTCCGCGACGCCGTCCGCATCGTCCGCGAGCACCGCTTCGACGAGATCCCCATCGTCGACGAAAACCACCACCCCGTCGGCCTCATCGACGTCCAGGACCTCGCCGCCCTGAAAGTCATCGAAGGCTGA
- a CDS encoding KdsC family phosphatase, translated as MTLPDPTANIDHLKLLVLDVDGVLTDGSITLTEQGHEIKRFHVRDGLGIKLLRDNGIDVAILSSRASRAVTLRMQEIGITHVLQGVADKAAGLATLLNDINIPAAEAAYMGDDLQDLPAMRKCAYRMTVADASKPVRDAADYVTFTQGGHGAVREAAEHLLRSQNKWRTALAPYTND; from the coding sequence ATGACCCTCCCCGACCCAACTGCCAACATCGACCACCTCAAGCTGCTCGTCCTCGACGTCGACGGCGTCCTCACCGACGGCTCGATCACCCTCACCGAGCAAGGCCACGAGATCAAACGCTTTCACGTCCGCGATGGCCTGGGCATCAAACTCCTCCGCGACAACGGCATCGACGTCGCCATTCTCAGCTCCCGCGCCAGCCGAGCCGTCACGCTCCGCATGCAGGAGATCGGCATCACCCACGTTCTGCAAGGCGTCGCCGACAAAGCCGCGGGCCTTGCGACCTTGCTCAACGACATCAACATCCCCGCCGCCGAAGCCGCCTACATGGGCGACGACCTTCAAGACCTCCCCGCCATGCGCAAGTGTGCCTACCGCATGACCGTCGCCGACGCGAGCAAGCCCGTCCGCGACGCCGCTGACTATGTCACCTTCACCCAAGGTGGCCACGGCGCGGTCCGCGAAGCCGCCGAGCACCTGCTCCGCTCGCAAAACAAATGGCGCACCGCCCTCGCCCCCTACACCAACGATTAA
- a CDS encoding TrmH family RNA methyltransferase has translation MPRSLHITSLTNPRIKQVVRLREQRHRRKLGLFIAEGSREITRACAAGLPIVELYHCPELLDQPGRHDSAAINRLATGLPADALVAELPAAVFRKIAYVREPEGVLAVIPQPTWSWDDLPAAATSPLCLVTVGIEKPGNLGAMVRTADAAGAAAVVTAGAVVDPFNPNAIRTSTGAVFTLPTIAASEAEAIDRLTTLGYRIFASTLQQAVPHTDVDFTGPTAIVIGPEDVGLADAWLAAADRTAGRRVHIPMHSRTVDSLNAAAAAAILLFEATRQRHR, from the coding sequence ATGCCTCGCAGCCTTCATATCACCAGTCTCACCAACCCGCGTATCAAGCAGGTCGTCCGCCTGCGTGAGCAGCGTCACCGCCGCAAGCTCGGGCTGTTCATCGCTGAGGGTTCGCGTGAGATCACGCGTGCCTGCGCCGCCGGCCTGCCCATTGTCGAGCTATATCACTGTCCCGAGTTGCTCGACCAGCCCGGCCGACACGACAGCGCTGCAATTAACCGCCTCGCCACCGGCCTTCCCGCCGACGCGCTGGTCGCCGAGTTGCCCGCCGCCGTGTTTCGCAAGATCGCCTACGTTCGCGAGCCCGAGGGCGTGCTCGCCGTCATTCCGCAGCCGACGTGGTCGTGGGACGACCTGCCCGCCGCCGCCACCTCGCCGCTTTGCCTGGTGACGGTGGGCATTGAAAAGCCGGGCAATCTAGGCGCGATGGTCCGCACTGCCGACGCCGCCGGCGCCGCTGCCGTCGTCACCGCCGGCGCGGTCGTCGACCCGTTCAACCCCAACGCGATCCGCACCAGCACCGGCGCGGTCTTCACCCTGCCGACCATCGCCGCCAGCGAAGCCGAGGCGATCGACCGCCTCACAACGCTGGGCTACCGCATCTTCGCGAGCACGTTGCAGCAGGCCGTGCCCCATACCGATGTGGACTTCACCGGTCCGACCGCGATCGTCATCGGCCCGGAAGACGTGGGGCTCGCCGACGCCTGGCTCGCTGCCGCCGACCGCACCGCAGGCCGCCGCGTGCACATCCCGATGCACAGCCGCACGGTCGACTCGCTCAACGCCGCCGCCGCCGCCGCCATCCTCCTCTTCGAAGCCACCCGCCAACGCCACCGCTAA